TAAATACACAGTGACGTTTGAAACACCAGAAGGATACGAGCCAACGAAAGAAAAAGTAGGCGATTATGCGTTAGATTCAGACGGTCAATCAGTTGTCGTAGTGATCGATAACAAAGATGACATGACAATTGACTCAGGATTCCACAAACCAGAAGAAGTAGAACCACCAAAAGTAGAAGCAACATTCAACTTAGGTGACAAAGTATGGGAAGACTTAAACAAAGATGGTATCCAAAACTCAAATGAACCAGGTATTGGTGGCGTAACAGTAACATTAACGAAAGAAGATGGTACTACTGTAACGACAACGACAGATGAGAACGGTAACTATAAATTTACAGAACTTCCAAATGGTGAGTACACAGTGACATTTGAAACGCCAAAAGGTTATGAAGCAACGAAAACAAACGTTGGAGATGACGCATTGGATTCAGATGGACAAACAGTGAAAGTGATCATCAACAACAAAGATGACATGACAATTGACTCAGGATTCCACAAACCAACACCAGAAGAACCAATGAAACCAACACCAGAGAAACCAGAGCAACCAAACAACCCAACACCGGAAGTACCGGAACAACCAGGTCAACCAGAAAACCCAACACCAGAGAAACCAGAACAACCAAACAATCCGACACCGGAAGTACCGGAACAACCAGGTCAACCAGAAAACCCAACACCAGAGAAACCAGAACAACCAAACAACCCGACACCTGAAATGCCAGAACAACCAGGTAACCCAAGTCCATCAATGCCGAACCAACCGATGAACATGGGCGCTCACGGTGAAATGTCACACGACAAAGCACCAAAACATGAAGCGAAAGCATTACCTGAAACAGGTGAAACATCAACAAATCAAGCGCCATTATTCGGTGGCTTACTTGCAGCATTAGGTGCATTATTTGTTGTGGGTCGTCGTAAAAAACAAAAAGATCAATAATCCAAAGTAATAGCGATTCAAGAGGCTTAGAGCGTAACAGTTCTAGGTCTCTTTTTTACATATTGACAGGGAAAGTATCTCAGATTGCATCATTGTTAAAAGCAATTTTGTACGTATCCAGGGGCAATGATTGATGAAAATTGAACTCTATCATGGTAAGGGGACGGTGTAATCAAAGTGGGAAACAGTTCAGAAAGATGTTTTGAAAAATAAATAACACATGTCGAAACTGACCATGAAAGCCTTCAACATGTGTTGGTTTTTATAGTGACATAAGCTTTTCTTCTTGGCGAATACGCACGAACAAGAAGTAAGCATATGGAATCAATAAGATAGATGTATAGGTCGCATGTGTAAGCAACAGTACACCGATTAATTCTGGAATAATATTCAAATAGTAGTTCGGATGTTTCGTAATGCGGTATAAGCCCGAACGAATGATAGGGTGGTCTGGTAAAATATACAATTTCAATGTCCAAATCGGTCCTAAAGTTTTAATAACGTGGAATAAAACGAGGTACGCTAACACAAGGATAATCAGACCTACAGTATTCATCAAACGCCATGTGTCATGGTTCAATAATGTCTCAATTGCAGCACCGACATAAATTAAAATATGCGTGATTGCTAGCCA
Above is a genomic segment from Staphylococcus delphini containing:
- a CDS encoding isoprenylcysteine carboxylmethyltransferase family protein, whose amino-acid sequence is MAFIILLIFFIIRLFSLAISIKHSKQLVQQGAQAYGEKNSKWLAITHILIYVGAAIETLLNHDTWRLMNTVGLIILVLAYLVLFHVIKTLGPIWTLKLYILPDHPIIRSGLYRITKHPNYYLNIIPELIGVLLLTHATYTSILLIPYAYFLFVRIRQEEKLMSL